One genomic region from Flagellimonas oceani encodes:
- the hemE gene encoding uroporphyrinogen decarboxylase has protein sequence MIKNDLFLKALKGETVERPPVWMMRQAGRYLPEFMELRKKYDFFTRCQTPELASEITVQPIRRYGMDAAILFSDILVIPQAMDIEVQMKPNFGPYLPNPIRSQADLDKVIVPDIQDTLGYVMDAITMTKEKLNDEVPLIGFAGSPWTLLCYCVEGQGSKSFDKARGFCFTQPEAAHELLQKITDTTIAYLKAKVEAGVNAVQVFDSWGGMLSPQDYQEFSWKYIQQIVDALKDEAPVIVFGKGCWFALKEMANSGASAVGVDWTCSAQNARYLTGGNVTLQGNFDPARLLSPPSTIKEMVTQMIRDFGKDKYIVNLGHGILPHIPVEHAKAFIDAVKEYQE, from the coding sequence ATGATAAAAAACGACTTGTTCCTAAAAGCTTTGAAAGGCGAAACCGTCGAACGTCCGCCCGTGTGGATGATGCGACAGGCAGGGCGTTATTTGCCCGAGTTTATGGAACTCCGTAAAAAATACGATTTCTTTACCCGTTGCCAGACCCCAGAATTGGCTTCGGAAATTACCGTACAGCCCATTCGCCGATATGGAATGGATGCCGCGATTTTGTTCAGCGATATTTTGGTGATTCCCCAGGCTATGGACATCGAAGTGCAGATGAAACCGAATTTTGGACCTTATCTCCCCAACCCTATCCGCTCGCAAGCTGATTTGGACAAAGTAATCGTGCCCGATATCCAGGACACTTTGGGCTATGTGATGGATGCCATTACAATGACCAAGGAAAAATTGAATGATGAAGTTCCCTTGATCGGATTTGCAGGTTCTCCGTGGACATTGCTTTGTTATTGCGTCGAAGGCCAGGGAAGCAAGAGTTTTGACAAGGCCAGAGGGTTTTGCTTTACTCAACCGGAAGCTGCACACGAATTGCTTCAAAAAATCACGGATACCACCATCGCGTACCTAAAAGCAAAGGTCGAGGCGGGTGTCAATGCCGTTCAAGTATTTGACTCGTGGGGCGGGATGCTTTCGCCTCAGGATTATCAAGAGTTTTCTTGGAAATACATTCAGCAAATCGTGGATGCATTGAAAGATGAAGCGCCTGTAATCGTTTTTGGAAAAGGATGCTGGTTTGCCTTGAAAGAAATGGCCAACTCCGGGGCTTCGGCCGTAGGTGTGGATTGGACGTGCTCCGCTCAAAATGCAAGGTACTTGACAGGTGGCAATGTTACCCTTCAAGGTAATTTTGATCCTGCTCGCTTGCTTTCGCCCCCATCAACCATCAAGGAAATGGTCACGCAAATGATTCGTGATTTTGGCAAGGATAAATATATTGTAAACTTGGGTCACGGTATTTTGCCACATATTCCCGTAGAGCACGCCAAAGCATTTATTGATGCGGTAAAAGAGTATCAAGAGTGA